From the Papaver somniferum cultivar HN1 chromosome 2, ASM357369v1, whole genome shotgun sequence genome, the window tcaaaaaaaattaaaaaatgaaaaaatcataaaaatggagctcatttaccttgaaatgttgactcttgtgcaaatatgtatttttattaggagtcttagtctagatatttaggcaccctgattctagcacaattcacatagtgataagaaatttgcacgcgcacgatctaccaatacatgtatggcctcgatcttcaaggtgtttgataggaagttacgattgccaatcactttagaatactgaacgaaacttgactagcttgttctttggttggttgggatagaaggtggaggttacattaagaaagacaaccatcgaatttaactgggtgcatcaaaaagggctaccacttgcaaagtgtcatgtaatttttgtttccttttgtatttgtatcaaaagtgtttcctattgctaaaaaaaaaaaaaaaaaaaaaaaaaaaaaaatcgatgtatatattagaaaaaaaaaaaaaagagaaaaaaatatcagaaaaatacaaaaaaatcaagtatttatcaattccatcatctcttgttccaaaaataaaaagagaatagtcaatgtaaataagaagtcatgtaaagagtcatcttttgttgttttttgtaataagcaaggagggtgtatgccattgatgtacaacgcgagtaattgtgaaatacctccaactcattcacaattttcgtaaagtccggacagctagctagatttcgacctcagttcttagcctgagaaactatctcttggtgattagtagtcatgacttcagatctttctttacacatgtgtagatacactttacactcttatcacatgtctttttttgttatcagtgctaggattgtgccttcgatagctagattgacatctccattttgctgtgagcttaaactgttttgcacatgtcacgtttgatggaatctgagcttatattttgacctagaactttgtaggtacgttctaagcaaaccttcacgagacttcaactcgtccactagggacacttagtggtttaaaaggcttagtgcatatgctaaatgcattcgagagaccagcgacagtggtatagttaggatttccttagttttgttttacttgaggacaagtaaaattcaggtttgggggtatttgatgagtgccaaatattgtatatttttttccctttttgttggcatttaactcatcttttatgcattaattctacattttattccatattctgtattttcattgttttcaagaataaatatttttcttacttaattttgcatttttaggtaataaataaagattggatgaattgcggagcggaatagagcagaaaagtagtgaaaagccaggaggaattacgcaaggaagccgcaaagaatggagcgcacgtccaaaaagctggaaatgggctcaagaagaagaaagttgttctcaaagaagaagtgggctcaaggttttccaagcccaaactcatttcccaaacccatattctatacccaaaagcctaaaacccaaatccatacccgcttgcgtcttcagccgtcagatcagttctcagaagcatccgacggtcgctcccttgctgtacatcgaagtttgatatctccgcctaacactacaacacctaactccatctggcgtcgttgattttgttgtattatataatccagcggtcgctacaagcttcactccatctcgccgtcagattgttctgccatcttcccatccatcggtccagcttcgcgaaacatcaaaatcctctacacctgctcaacaccctagcaacctatacctataccctaaactatcgacccattcttctcctctttctttcttcttcccccccccctctctgcaacagtaccaccatgtccgtctccatcaccactaccttcccccaaatcactccactatcttctccccaaatcactctaccaccaccacacctaaacccatcatcactatcacgttttacctctttttcatcaactaatctcctcaatttctcatctctcatcactaaaaccctaggtgagaaattggggatataagttggtgttagagcagcaattggagcaggagatgaacgagaagaagtaattggagagtgggtcgacgagatggagcgagtatctcatcaacattaggtaaatcaatttcacctgattttctgattttggggaaaaggggctgtgaaccctaattctgatagggggggtataaattggtgttatgtggagtgtgtgaaagacactgtgtatctctctggattagccagtagagaattgagaccatttttagttaatgaatttcaatttcagttgcttATCAGTTAACAGTTGAAAGTTGCTTATgcttttagttatctcaaatgttgctagttgtgtctgaattatcacatatgatgaatgttattgctttatccatgtttagcatgagctaaatagcactaagctaaggctcagttgaagccttgtgtactgtcaattgacaggttgctaggatagttctttTGTGCCCTGTTTttcttgagcaaatgggagataccaatgcacatagtgcctgtgattggctgtgctgtcaaaagacagccaatgctaggggcagactattgagcaatttagtattcttctatttctagatgtatgcataggatcaaactcaacctagaaacatgtcatttgattaggacacaaggtggatcctaagccttggcttacccaccaattccttctcagtcacttacattttcagttctgtgtgctttcaattcagttattttccttgcctgtttttcttgtttaaattcctgaaatttgtagctgttgtgcactgaaatcagtgcacaatcctcaccttgcccttggcttccaagccttggttctttgctgatttaccttgctgttttcttagctgtttctttgctgctttaccttgcatccttggttcatgccatttaccttgctttgctcactgccatagtgcattgtcaccattgttagcttaggtttcttcttgtatgctcccactccctgtggactgaccccctgcttaccttctatatcataacttggccttgtatacttgcaagcttttgtgtgtctttgcttgtcacaccacATATGCAGTTCATTGCTCTACTACCATTCCACTTTAACGCTTCAAAGACAACCAAACTTTCAGCATACCTGTGGTTCCATGAACTAGTTTACATCCCTTGTAGTTACATACCAAATCAAAACAAACAATACCAACATCGAACTGATGAGAGAAAGTATCAAATAAAGCATCACAACATACCAATATATAATCACTAGGTAACCCCGTATCAGAAGGAGACTCTATAGCTTTAGTGACAAGTGACTCCAAAGTACTATTGTTGTTGCTAAGAGACTGAACAAACTTATGGTTGCTAATTAAATCAGCATATATATTGGGCACCACTCATTTTTGGAGGGGGACCATGATCACTAAGACTATCTTGGTTACACTTATAAGGGGTATCATAAAGTTcgaaaatgactaacctaccctttaCCTATTTTAAatcaataacaaaacaaaaacaaaatcaaaatcatacccatcACCTAGCCGAATTTCTGTGTTTGAAACAAAAAAGTCtcattttcttttgttcttccctCTTTCAACCATTACTCGTCGTAGTTGGATTCccgaatttgatttttttttctcatcttcttctctttttcccacgaactcattacttttaattcgtttttggtTGTAAAATTTGAGTAGTAATCATTAAAATATGGTGAAGATGGAAGATACAGATAGTAGTTCGGTTAAGAGACTTATTAGAAAATCCTAGTTTTCCTAAAAAAAATTTTGTAGATGAAGGAACAAGAAGAACAcatcggttaagaaaaaaatttgCTCCAAGTTGACTCGCAaactttttttcttaaccgaactcctctCTGTATAGGCAAATGTTGGATTCAGTTAAgtcgcaatttttttttcttaaccgaactcctctCTGTATAAGCAAATGTTGAGTTCGGCTAAGTCGATATTTTGTCTACTAAACTGAACAGAAAGTTCGACCATATAGGCAAATTTAGCACGCCGAACAAATATCTTCCAGAGTGCGCGTGGAAAAGGTAATCGAACCTAACACTGATCAGGTAgtgaaaactccattaaagctaagTTCGGATACTTGCATTAACTGAAAAATTATTCGAACTACACTTATAGATAAGTTCGGATGCATGTTCTTCAGATATTGTAGCCGAACTTTCTTAACCtaaccgaaatcaatttgtaattttttatttttaggaatattttggccaattcaagcatcattaactaaatttgaagtatcacCGAGTACCTAAAACATTATACCCTGGTTGTGGCTCGTAAAATAACAGatctaaatattatttttttccaaaaccttcttgttctttttctccctctcaataattctacttttaagcaaaaatcaacttattaatttaatctcaatAATCATTAATTAGCTATACCTTAACTCACTACTCACTACACTAACTTAATTAGAAAGGCTAGTTTTAGCGTTAAGGTAATATTTGGATAATGGGTGCTATACTTTACTTCCAAATGACCTACTAAGAAGAAAATCATGGTCCCTCTCCAAAAAGGAGTGGTGCCCAAAAAAAAAGAACCATAATTTTGGGcgtaccaaaatctttcaaggcatactgaatgaagacaaaaaaggttgttgaatagcaaaatcagataaccccttaacccaaattttttttaatggcaaatctgccctttacgtattagttttaataatcttgattagtgattaaatattttgtttagagattaagataattttcagaattataagagttgtttagatgaaaaatatgaggaaaaaaaaaatcaaagttttggtttgattaagaaggagagaaagagaaggagaaagtgagaaaattataattcttgattcaatggaggatgaggagggtcatatatcatctaaaaaacctaggaaaatacacatcaactacaccaatgattcccaaatggctgatttcttagattatgaatcatggttcggcgaaacaggttgaggttcggctcacatctatgagccgaatctaccaattgatgaacggttcggcttactgaatctgtttactgcatgcgccgaacctataatttccaattcccatCCTTtttctagacactagttcggcttatatgaaagtttcatagtaagccgaacaacatcctgaatagcccggaatagaatcattactaattcggcttacatatccaaattcttatgtgccgaacataattttttaatttctgggttgaaatattgttactggttcggcacatatggagaatatcgtatcagccgaaacctcttatgttcaaggttcggcacataatatgattatcgtctgagccgaacatgaatttgttaatttttgggttaaaatattgttcgcggttcggcacatattgaggatatcgtataagccgaaacctgtaagtgttcatagttcggcacataatgtgattatcgaatgcgccgaacctgaaGAACAAATAATTCGGcgtgtaactaacattagaggataatccgaactctgtaaattcggcacataactgttaagctattcattaaaacatgaaattgacggtgtccataacccaatcccagcaccattaaaaacaaagttcagcaccttaaagcaaaggtgtttgcaacaccataaaagtgtacttaaaagggcatttaaccacgacccctcttcttagttccacgaccacctcttcttccaccttggtcttcatcttccgacgcatcattaccgggttggacggtagcaccaacttggcttgtaccttcacaaacttgtcgagacctcttagtggtaggcctttgttcgggttcctcgggtccttgtcctttgttgatgattgcatcccacttgtagatgaggtatttttgttcttccacggtcattgttgttttgcaaccaagtttggccttcattttcttcaacatctccctacccgcggcaacctatttttcatttgagaacaacgtataaccatgaggttgaagacatttttaccataactaatatatgaaaacagtataaaatgaagtcattcttaccataaccttgaaagccttgactacatctttggaagtagacttgttggtgatcttgattggcctcgccttccccttatcagatatctttttccttttcttattgataatgaagggatgagaaatttggttataccaatccatatagcccggatcctcttcacatggatcatcaagtaaaggtgttaacttggacgcatctaatgtgtgattgtctaaattattccaaaactcaacggtgggatcaggatcatactttggttcccaagatgaagtggtgattttagttcccttaccactctttggtaacaacctgaatttctcgtcaaataaaggaaccttttggacacatcctaattgacggagtactcacctaggatcgtatataacataaccaccgggataccacaatggcccatgatacatacctaccggcatatcctcatcttcaacaacttcatcttcttcatcttcattctcatatggttgaaaagcgacatcatcaacaccaagacagtctaacgtctctctcaaacttgccaccaacttatttttgttccttttcttggagtcctcgtacacgtaccgtgctgcagttggctcagtatcaacataatcgacatctttctcaaatactttggccaagttcaaaattgggaaatggtcatatatccacacctgcatccaaagaaccacattaaaaaatcaaaggaattgaattgatagaaacaagttttacttggaaacatcaaagtaagactaaagtttgcaaactcagagaactgttcggcttatatggatcaagtattataagccgaaccaagtaagaaaaaacttcggcttaaaaggttttatggttataagccgaaccatactctgaactcccgaaagttacctggagcaaagtgaagttccctccgatgtttgtacttgtcaacctagacgcggtggcaagttggtccagcaggtaagcgagcgtagccgttccccaagcaaacttgttaccagtttcaagattctttaccgattggagataattagcatttaccttgtttccggtagtgtcgggaaaCATGTCTCTAccaggtacaaattgtatagctcatcccaactcatgtcataaaaaccagcacatgcaaaatttctgaaattcaaaaaacatattcggcacaaaactaacaccatcgaataagccgatcctaaatataagtctctgtgttaccaagttcggctcaaaacggatttcagatatacgccgagccgttcatatgcactttcagggttcagtttcaagaacagctcggcgcacatctaagatttttttgcgccgaaccataccctgtaaccgtcgcagaaacatgattttgacgaattaaatcaatcaaaccaatcaaaaacatcaaatacgagatgggtttgtaatactaaccttcttattctcatttgtggagttggttcttcttcaatctcttcttccggttgattttgtggttgattttgagtttcttcttcactctctaaatcttcttcttcttcaatgggttgttcaatcgctcgattagaacgagatactggcttacggcgaaccattatatagatgagtttaatcgtcgactaaattttcacgaatcgacgattaaatttcggcgatgatacgatgaaaaaaaaagaaggagaagTTGTGTTCGGctgtggaggatgaggaggaagaagaaggggttaaaactgtttttaggtttatgattatagatttttgtattagggatagggatagattagtagtaaatTAGAGaatttaagggtatataggtaattgaaccaccccataggtaCCCCTTATAAGTTCACCCAAattaggactagtcctttgtatgtcttgaaagttttaggcatgCCCAAAATTAGTGTTCGAAAAAAAAATGGTTCCATATTTGGTTGCTTTTTAGTGTTAGCCCAATAAGTAGAGAATAATCCATATTAAGCTCATACAAAAATTATGTTATCACTGAACAAGCCCAATATAAAAAAATGCAGCGCTGTCAGCCGAATAATATAGCGCTGCCCGGGGAAAATTCTCTACTCTGTCCACCCTTTTTTAACATCCATAATTGGACGCCGATTGACTTAAATCCGGCAGATGTCATCATTTCATCGATTGCTCACACTATTAACCGTGGACAATGGTAGAAGATATTTTTTTCTCTGGATAAGGTCCAAAATTTTCAACCGAACAACGACAAAGACAATCCACTACTTTTGGCAGGCATTCATTTCAATATTAAATTTGCCACTGTTTGACACATCTAGTTTCCAAACGTCGCCCATCTCATTTGACTCATTAAATCGTTCACTCTAACAGTCTGACTAGATATTTGCATAAAAACCTCATACTTCTTCGCTTCTTCTGCATTCCACATTTTCATTGCTGGTTATTACAATGAAAACCAAACAATCTTCTTGCAAATTCCATggcttcatattcttcatttttcGTGTTTCTTTTTCAGAGTTTCCTCTTGCTCTCTGTCTCTAATGCTcagccttcttcttcttcttcccggcCTGGAGGGCTCTATTTTACTGTTGCCAGAGATCCGGCTACTCTCCAGTATGTCACCAACATCAGCCTAGGAAAGGTCCCCACAAAACTAGTCATCGATCTCGCTGGTAAGCGCTCCTGGATCTATTCCAGTCGAGGTTGCGCATCCACACCGATTTCAAGTGTCGTGACTGCTCGATCAAACAATTTGAAAAACGGGGAATGGATCTCAGGTCCAAATGTTACGGCTCGTGGGATTTCATTCGGTTGTGAAACACCACCGGCATGTTACGCGGACTTGCTAAGGGTGCTAACGGAATCGCTGGTTTTGGAAGATCATCAGAGCTTTCTTTAGCTTCTCAATTTTCAGCTGCATTTCGGTTCCCTAAAAAGTTCACTTCGGAGTTATCCTCAACTGACAGCGGTGTCATGTACTTCGGCGACGGACCTTACACTGACCAACAGTACAGGCACCAACTAGTGTACACCCCACTCATCACCAATCCTCATTTTTCCAGTGAATATTTTGTCGATGTAAGGTCGATCGAAATAGACGGTGTAAATGTCGCAATAAATAAAGGATTACCGACCATTAACAAGAAAAATGGAGTGGGAGGAACGAAATTTAGCACTTTAGTTCCTTACACTACCATGGAGACATCAATATACAAGGCTTTCACAAGTGCTTATATTCAGAGAGCTAAAACCATGGGTATCTCTCTGGTTGCTCCGGTTGCACCTTTCACTGCTTGTTTTAATTTATCGACGATTGTAAACCAACCGGACGGACTTGTTGTGCCAACGATCGTTCTTACTTTGCCCAACAAGGTAAACTGGCAGATGATTGGGCCAGGTACATCTTTGAAGTATGTTAAGCGTAGCGTGCTTTGTTTGGCGTTCGTAGATGGAGGTTCAAAGCCGAAGACATCAATTGTTATCGGTGGTCATCAGATGCAATTTAGTATTATAGAATTTGATATTGCAGGATCAAGATTAGGATTCAGTCCACCAATTCAAGTTTAATCGAAACGCAGATACGTTATCGCTAAGTTTAATGGGAAGGGATAAATCTAGTTTCTCGTATTAATGTTCTAAATGTAATCATGTCCCTTCATCATTTTTTGGTGTGTTTATTTCCCACAACATGGTCTGTAAAATCATCTTGATAAGATTATTGTCAAAAAAGTCACCGGATTATGCTGCCAAATACATAATCTTAGTTGAGCGCCAGATTGATACATATATCTTGATGGGCAAAGGTCAAATGAGAATCATTTAAAGAAAAAAGTGTTGGTTAATCTTCAATATAGaaatcactaacaagttggttacgataagaataggaaatacatgaagttctaagaattaggagctagctaaattctaagaaaaggaaagacatgtaataaggtaataggactaggaaaaggaattcatagttctatatatatatgatcaccaaagttgtggttgatcatatgagcaagattagagctcgTGTTTagtttttgagagattttctaaacatcaataaagagagtaatctttatataagctaagtttcatcttgcagttgccattaattggtatcagagcgtgtTTCTGagacatggaaaacgaaaccaccgttgtgggtgcaaaacagttcacgccaccatcaatacaagttccaatcctcaacgccacaaactacacagtatgggccatgagaatgaaggtactgatgaaaatctacaaagtttgggaaacaattgatcctggtacattggacccagacaaaaacaatgttgccattggattactctttcaagcaataccagaatgtcttgttctacaagttggtgaacaggaaacttcaaagaaaatttgggatgcaataaaggcacgtaatctcggagctgatcgagttaaagaagcccgtctgcaaaccttaatgtctgaatttgaaagaatgaagatgaaagacactgatactattgatagctttgcaggaaagctatcagagatagcctcaaaagctgcgtcacttggacaatccattgatgaagataaactggtaaagaagtttctcaatagtttaccaagatccaagtatattcatatcatagcttctctcgaacaagtcttagatataaagaagactagctatgaagatataattggaatattgaaagcatatgaagagagaatccttgatgaagaaaacaatagagaacctcaaggaaaactcttgtacacaaactcttaccaacaaaactctgcgacaagaggaagaggtggtagaggaaacataggccgaggaaggggaggaaggtttaactcacaagatagaacaacaagtcagaatgatcaaaaccaagggaaagaaaagaaggatagatcaaacattatttgttacagatgtgataaaccaggacacttctcatctgtatgccctgaaagaatacaaaaaatggaagagacaaacaagaatgaaacaagggaagcagatacaactcttttcatgcacgaagttgtattcttaaaagaagggaaactaataccaaagaactatgaatcaaaggatggagaagaaggaatctggtatttagataatggagtcAGCAATCACATGattggtaagagacactacttttctgaactcaatgagaaaatcaaaggacaagtgaagtttggggatggatcttctgtagaaattgaagggaaaggatcaattctatttcagagcaagaccggagaacagaagcttgtcacaaacatctacttcatcccaaacttacaaagcaacattataagtttaggacaagctacagaagttgggtgtgatgttagaatgcgacaagattatctaacagttcatgacccaagtggaagacttttagttagagtctcacgctcacataataaactctacaagataagtctcatgattggaaggccattgtgtctgaatatgagactggaagatcagacatggaagtggcacgcaaggttatgacacataagctttagaactttaaatacaatgtctcagaacaagatggttggagggctaccacagataaacgatgaatcaaggatctgtgaatcatgtttagttgggaaacaaacgcgtcaaggtttccaaaagcaacaacattcaaagcctcaaagccattagagcttcttcatgttgatttatgtggtcctattacaccacaaacccttgcaaataacaaatacatatttgttattatagatgacttctcaagatatatgtggtctattcttatgaaagaaaagagtgaagcatttgacagatccaaagcttacagattattcaatccaacaacgaaaggagtaatagtgagtcgagatgtggtattcgatgaaaaatcaaactggaactggaaagaaactaatgatggaccaagtagggatccaggaatgtttcacatgagatggggtcaagtaattgatgaaggcgaaggacccataatcatcaataccaatggaaacaatgatgttaatcaagaagaagaagagaataatgaaaacactgaggataacgaagaagtagaagaagaaaaagaggagatcgatgaaataactcaacccattccactgcgaaaatcaacaagacagatacaaaagccacagtatctggaggattatgttcttcaagctgcagaagaatgtgagattatgctactttctgttaatgatgaaccaaggaattttcaggaagcaaaggtctcgactaaatggacacaagcatgtagagaagaaattatttcaatcaacagaaacaagacttggtttctattTCATAAGCCAGGTGGgataaaagtgattggtcttaagtggatattcaaaataaaacggaatgctgatggtactgtcaataaatacaaagcaaggcttgtagctaaaggatatgtacaagaatcagacatagattttgatgaagtttttgcaccagttgTTAGAATTGAAACAATACGTTTATTAATTGCAtaggcagcatcaaactcatgggaaattcaccacttagacgttaagacagcattcttacatggtgaattgcgagaagatgtgtatgttgaacaaccagaaggttttgaagtaaaaggacaagtgcataaggtttataagttattaaaagctctatatggtctaagacaagctcctcgatcctggaatacaaagttagatcaaatcttaagagaaatcagatttgttaagtgctctaaagaaacatcagtatacagaagagaagaaaaggtaacacttcttgtgattgcagtctatgtagatgatctatttttgactggcaactcccttaaggtgatcaatgagttcaagagagaaatgtcatcaaagtttgagatgtcatacCTCGGAatactcacttattaccttggcatagaagtccatcaaggagtatatgggattcagattaaacaagaagcttatgcaaggagaattctgaaagaagcaggacttgaaacttgtaatccaacaaagataccaatggagtttggacttaaagtttcaaaggcacaagaagaagct encodes:
- the LOC113352057 gene encoding basic 7S globulin-like, translating into MLRGLAKGANGIAGFGRSSELSLASQFSAAFRFPKKFTSELSSTDSGVMYFGDGPYTDQQYRHQLVYTPLITNPHFSSEYFVDVRSIEIDGVNVAINKGLPTINKKNGVGGTKFSTLVPYTTMETSIYKAFTSAYIQRAKTMGISLVAPVAPFTACFNLSTIVNQPDGLVVPTIVLTLPNKVNWQMIGPGTSLKYVKRSVLCLAFVDGGSKPKTSIVIGGHQMQFSIIEFDIAGSRLGFSPPIQV